The following proteins come from a genomic window of Nitrosopumilaceae archaeon AB1(1):
- a CDS encoding DNA methyltransferase, with product MAVVGKKQTARTSSKNNLNNLTGKEWLYFLCSVFATSYSTKGVNGFSHELRKAHPSPKPPILLKEIIEFFTKKNQWVLNPFMGVGGTLLGCSLANRKAVGIDLESKYIQIYKKVCKKEQVTQQFTHSGDARNLTNILQKLKKKQSKIPKQFDLIVTDPPYSNMMIKKRSIGLKNGKSQTPFSSSKKDIGNLSYNEFLDELKIIILESLKYLKDKKYLILFTKDMQPKKTHHNLLHADIVMKLSEIENLSFRGYKIWFDKTQNLYPLGYPYTFVANQFHQFILVFRKEPQ from the coding sequence ATGGCAGTAGTTGGCAAAAAACAAACAGCAAGAACAAGTTCGAAAAATAACCTAAATAATTTAACAGGTAAAGAGTGGTTGTATTTTTTATGTTCTGTTTTTGCCACTAGCTATTCAACTAAGGGTGTAAATGGGTTTTCGCATGAATTGAGAAAAGCACATCCATCTCCCAAACCTCCAATATTATTAAAAGAAATTATTGAATTTTTTACAAAAAAAAATCAATGGGTTCTAAATCCATTTATGGGAGTTGGTGGCACTTTGTTGGGATGTTCACTAGCAAATAGAAAAGCAGTAGGAATAGATCTTGAATCTAAATATATACAAATTTATAAAAAAGTTTGTAAAAAAGAACAGGTTACGCAACAATTTACTCATTCTGGAGATGCACGTAATTTAACAAATATTTTACAAAAATTAAAGAAAAAGCAATCAAAAATTCCTAAACAATTTGATCTAATTGTTACTGATCCCCCATACTCAAATATGATGATAAAAAAACGCTCTATTGGATTAAAAAATGGAAAATCACAAACACCATTTTCATCTTCAAAAAAAGATATTGGAAATTTATCATATAATGAATTCCTTGATGAATTAAAAATCATAATTTTAGAATCTTTAAAATACTTGAAAGATAAGAAATATCTAATCTTATTCACAAAAGATATGCAACCAAAAAAAACACATCATAATTTACTACATGCAGATATTGTAATGAAACTATCTGAAATTGAGAATCTAAGTTTTCGGGGATATAAAATTTGGTTTGATAAAACACAAAATCTTTATCCATTAGGGTATCCCTATACTTTCGTGGCAAATCAATTTCATCAATTCATATTAGTTTTTAGGAAAGAACCACAATGA
- a CDS encoding P-loop NTPase fold protein, which translates to MQPRRRAHYNNKRLNLKIDQILESMKLLSDQPGTTKDTFGSQEFAENICSHLLDQGAITPFTIAINAPWGMGKTTVLKMIRDEIKEKNQKQKLILFNPLEYEKMDVTISLFVKIKNEVGGEKDKNNKKLFNIVKLVTDVTLRNFLSISLEDLQKNFDDYAKNITDVETLTSQLEELIGDEKIIIFIDDLDRCSAENIIKILESIKLFTIVKNTIVVIAVDILRLERALELRYSSDLGKNEGREYLEKLFPLIIPLPEKSPTQIETFIFKLIPTFDQVYVDILVNILPYNPRKIKRMLNLVYVNLLTWADEGSSVEVINIKFLFNFRILCCWILLVSYHPDFAREIQRKPSNLITVSTLCNKCEIFENLKKLVFAFKPRREGMNTFKLQDIKILPEIMTHEVYELLLKIEKESELFKILSELANDFELEFNKDFPLEFNKSTRYNTITKYYRRITNILNNMV; encoded by the coding sequence ATGCAACCTAGACGCCGAGCTCATTATAATAATAAGAGATTAAATCTAAAAATCGATCAGATTTTAGAAAGTATGAAATTACTATCTGATCAACCTGGCACAACAAAAGATACTTTTGGTTCTCAAGAATTTGCGGAGAATATTTGTTCACATTTACTGGATCAAGGGGCTATAACTCCATTTACTATTGCAATTAATGCTCCTTGGGGCATGGGTAAAACTACAGTTTTGAAAATGATCCGTGATGAAATCAAAGAAAAGAATCAAAAGCAAAAATTAATTTTATTTAATCCATTGGAATATGAAAAAATGGATGTTACAATTTCATTATTCGTAAAAATTAAAAATGAGGTTGGTGGAGAAAAAGATAAAAATAATAAAAAATTATTTAATATTGTTAAATTAGTTACAGATGTAACTCTTCGAAATTTTCTAAGTATTAGTCTTGAGGATTTACAGAAAAATTTTGATGATTATGCAAAAAATATTACTGATGTTGAAACGTTAACATCTCAATTGGAAGAATTAATCGGAGACGAGAAAATAATTATATTCATAGATGATTTAGATCGATGTTCTGCCGAAAATATTATAAAAATTCTAGAATCTATTAAATTATTTACGATTGTTAAAAATACTATTGTTGTAATTGCTGTTGATATATTGAGACTAGAAAGGGCATTAGAATTAAGATATAGTTCAGATTTGGGAAAGAACGAAGGTAGGGAATACTTAGAAAAGTTATTTCCACTTATAATTCCATTACCCGAAAAATCACCTACACAAATAGAAACATTCATTTTTAAATTGATACCCACATTTGATCAGGTTTATGTTGACATTTTAGTAAATATTTTACCATATAACCCACGAAAAATAAAACGAATGTTAAATCTGGTATATGTTAATTTGCTAACTTGGGCAGATGAAGGAAGTTCGGTGGAAGTAATAAACATAAAGTTCTTATTTAATTTTAGGATATTATGTTGCTGGATATTATTGGTATCATATCATCCAGATTTTGCTAGAGAGATTCAACGCAAACCGAGTAATTTAATCACAGTATCCACATTATGTAATAAATGTGAAATATTTGAAAATTTAAAAAAATTAGTGTTTGCTTTTAAACCAAGAAGAGAAGGAATGAATACTTTCAAATTACAAGATATAAAAATTCTACCAGAAATTATGACACATGAAGTATATGAGTTATTACTAAAAATAGAAAAAGAGTCAGAATTATTTAAAATTTTATCAGAGCTTGCCAATGATTTTGAGTTAGAATTTAATAAAGATTTCCCACTAGAATTTAACAAAAGTACAAGATACAATACTATCACTAAGTATTACCGTAGAATAACAAATATTTTAAATAATATGGTTTGA
- a CDS encoding tetratricopeptide repeat protein has protein sequence MEFFSLRNLLNTEKQHEKHYVIIRLVTVFEQFCRQIISEQIKNKKFKKLPNEITLKSQSLDNLKILSKELIISSSYSFQSVNSISNLKDYDIQIVDDDLLADMDKLFTSRHDVVHTVMPTKYNINNGYDITEKLILDILEKSVLGCQSFYAFKGNYLSNTNSKMALECYDEAIALNPNYVEAWVGKGIVLFYTDKFKEALNLFENSLTLKPNYVDAWLWKIYTLCKLGKFDEALESANKAIALDPNYGEAWVGKGIVLYYMDKFKEALEIFEKSITLIPDNVGPWLWEIDVLRKLGKFDEALEGANKAITLKPDSAEAWNHKGMILSNLQKFEESLKCFEKAITLKPTYVEAIQGRNTALSNLGKRDSM, from the coding sequence ATGGAGTTTTTTTCGTTAAGAAATCTACTAAATACAGAGAAACAACATGAAAAACATTATGTAATTATACGACTTGTTACTGTATTTGAACAATTTTGTAGACAAATAATATCTGAACAAATTAAAAATAAAAAATTTAAAAAACTCCCTAATGAAATAACTTTAAAAAGTCAGTCTCTTGATAATTTAAAAATACTTTCAAAGGAACTTATAATTTCATCATCATACTCATTTCAAAGTGTAAATTCTATTTCTAATCTTAAAGATTATGATATACAAATTGTTGATGATGATCTATTAGCAGACATGGACAAATTGTTTACAAGTAGACATGATGTAGTACATACTGTAATGCCTACCAAATATAATATAAATAACGGCTATGATATAACTGAAAAACTTATTCTTGACATATTAGAAAAATCAGTTCTTGGATGTCAATCTTTTTATGCGTTTAAAGGAAATTATTTGTCTAATACTAATAGTAAAATGGCATTAGAATGTTATGATGAAGCCATTGCTTTAAATCCAAATTATGTTGAAGCATGGGTTGGAAAAGGCATCGTATTATTCTATACAGATAAATTTAAAGAAGCATTAAATCTCTTTGAGAACTCTCTTACTTTAAAACCAAATTATGTTGATGCGTGGCTTTGGAAAATATATACATTATGTAAATTAGGCAAATTTGATGAAGCGTTAGAGAGTGCTAACAAAGCCATTGCTTTAGATCCAAATTATGGTGAAGCATGGGTTGGAAAAGGTATCGTGTTATACTATATGGATAAATTTAAAGAAGCACTAGAGATTTTTGAAAAATCTATTACTTTAATACCAGATAATGTCGGACCGTGGCTTTGGGAAATAGATGTATTACGTAAATTAGGCAAATTTGATGAAGCGTTAGAGGGTGCTAACAAAGCTATTACTTTAAAACCAGATTCTGCTGAAGCGTGGAATCATAAAGGAATGATATTATCCAACCTTCAAAAATTTGAAGAGTCACTAAAATGCTTTGAGAAAGCTATTACCTTAAAACCAACTTATGTTGAAGCAATACAAGGTCGGAATACTGCATTATCTAATCTTGGTAAACGTGATTCTATGTAA
- a CDS encoding PQQ-dependent sugar dehydrogenase — protein MSLSKIISSILVIILIYTITTQPVLAEYQTETIVNDLKAPWSVVFTPDDRIIISERGGNLIIINQSRTSIIKIPVLGFPFTTEGGLLGITSSPTFQQNNYIYIYMTYQEIFDIKNKVTRYTLINDTISDEQTIIDDIPGSAVHNGGRIKFGPDGKLYITTGDAQKPQLSQDINSLAGKILRINPDGTIPQDNPFTNSPVYSYGHRNPQGLDWNHNGTLLITEHGPSGEFGKRAHDEINVIHAGQDYGWPSIFTDEFDDTIRPVLDTKDETWAPSGAVFYTSENIESLSGKFIVATLYGKHLRVIDVDTSGVVKSSIPILNEFGRLRDATIGPDGDLYILTSNRDSRGTPQEGDDKLLRITQGVELDKCRGDCIQMLRLGGEEVCVFLLHVQVLENRGWIQTSE, from the coding sequence ATGTCTTTATCCAAAATCATTTCAAGTATACTAGTAATAATTCTAATTTATACAATCACGACTCAACCAGTATTAGCAGAGTATCAAACAGAAACTATTGTGAATGATTTAAAAGCTCCGTGGTCAGTAGTCTTTACCCCGGATGACAGAATAATAATTTCTGAGAGAGGAGGAAATTTAATAATAATCAATCAATCCCGAACCAGTATAATTAAAATACCTGTACTCGGATTTCCATTCACAACAGAAGGAGGTCTGTTGGGAATAACATCTAGTCCAACATTCCAACAAAATAATTACATCTATATCTACATGACGTATCAAGAAATATTTGACATCAAAAACAAAGTAACAAGATACACCCTCATCAATGATACCATATCAGATGAACAAACAATCATTGATGATATACCAGGGTCAGCCGTACACAACGGAGGACGAATAAAATTCGGACCTGATGGAAAATTATACATCACTACTGGAGATGCACAAAAGCCACAATTATCTCAAGACATAAACTCACTGGCAGGGAAAATTCTACGAATAAATCCTGATGGAACCATACCACAGGACAACCCATTTACAAACTCTCCAGTATACTCGTATGGTCACAGAAATCCTCAAGGGTTAGACTGGAATCATAACGGTACACTACTAATTACAGAGCACGGACCGTCTGGAGAATTTGGCAAAAGAGCACATGATGAGATAAATGTCATACATGCAGGACAGGATTATGGCTGGCCTAGTATATTCACAGACGAATTTGATGATACCATACGTCCAGTATTAGATACCAAAGATGAGACATGGGCACCATCAGGGGCAGTGTTTTACACCTCTGAAAATATAGAATCCTTGAGTGGTAAATTTATTGTTGCAACACTATACGGCAAGCACTTGAGAGTGATAGATGTTGATACTAGTGGGGTAGTAAAATCAAGTATACCAATATTGAATGAGTTCGGCAGATTACGTGATGCTACTATTGGACCAGATGGGGATTTGTACATATTGACAAGTAACAGAGACTCGCGTGGTACTCCACAAGAAGGAGATGACAAACTATTGAGAATTACTCAAGGGGTAGAATTGGACAAATGCAGAGGTGATTGTATTCAGATGCTAAGACTTGGTGGTGAGGAGGTTTGTGTGTTTTTATTACATGTTCAAGTTTTAGAAAATAGAGGATGGATACAAACCTCAGAATAA
- a CDS encoding AbiV family abortive infection protein yields the protein MSDGSKIHIFHREIWDGIRHSSKYAKSLMDHSDILRKNCEYQSAISLACLSFEESSKCAQLCKFHFEKKDITKDYWDNNLHSHKGKTKYFTEQLLSQQSLTRDEYEQTIKGLKNTAITYDQQTSSHYANLFKKLDIYARNFHKLKLLCFYSNWDETNKKWISFEDIPDKEHLADFVIDHSKMFRYLSMFNVERLVVSDFTLVPDIKYCSKCNKICMDTDKCSNCNIVQLDSDSEDKDQEQCNKAMNDFIKNFAPKIK from the coding sequence ATGTCTGATGGTTCTAAAATTCATATTTTCCATAGAGAGATATGGGATGGTATTAGACATAGTTCAAAATATGCAAAATCTTTAATGGATCATAGTGACATATTGCGTAAAAATTGTGAATATCAGTCAGCGATTTCATTAGCATGTTTATCTTTTGAAGAATCATCTAAATGTGCACAGCTATGTAAGTTTCATTTTGAGAAAAAAGACATTACAAAAGATTACTGGGATAATAATTTGCATAGTCATAAAGGGAAAACAAAATACTTTACCGAGCAATTATTATCACAGCAATCTTTGACTCGTGATGAATATGAGCAAACAATTAAGGGATTGAAAAATACTGCTATTACCTATGATCAACAAACGTCATCACATTATGCGAATTTATTCAAGAAATTAGATATCTATGCTCGTAATTTTCACAAATTGAAATTATTATGTTTTTATTCTAATTGGGATGAAACCAATAAGAAATGGATTAGTTTTGAGGATATACCTGATAAAGAACATCTTGCTGATTTTGTTATAGATCATAGTAAAATGTTTCGTTATTTGAGTATGTTTAATGTTGAACGACTTGTTGTATCCGATTTTACGTTAGTACCAGATATAAAATATTGTAGCAAATGTAACAAAATCTGTATGGATACTGACAAATGTAGTAATTGTAATATTGTGCAATTGGATTCTGATTCTGAGGACAAGGATCAGGAGCAGTGTAACAAAGCAATGAATGATTTTATTAAAAATTTTGCCCCAAAAATTAAATAA
- a CDS encoding AbrB/MazE/SpoVT family DNA-binding domain-containing protein, with translation MSKSMLKIVYVSEKGQITIPREIQKLLGIKKGDKLILTAKNEKILIQKAYNHKKTHDE, from the coding sequence ATGAGTAAATCTATGTTAAAAATAGTTTACGTATCAGAAAAAGGTCAAATCACAATACCTAGAGAAATTCAAAAACTACTTGGCATTAAAAAAGGAGATAAATTAATCCTTACTGCGAAAAACGAAAAAATCTTGATTCAAAAAGCTTACAACCATAAAAAAACACATGATGAATGA
- a CDS encoding Fic family protein encodes MTLVKKTIKGKVYYYFQDSVKLDGVYKVINTCVCRADASQHKLAEEKHSALAIHLPKIFKLMSTTWKDQYKFNFFADSIDIDFYNNVLALQSFIFTHLKKLLDPQELEDFEKILFIKYVYGTTAIEGNTLTEIEASRLLASNLTPKNKTINEIFEVGNYNHIKKYMDGYSGNITEKMILQIHKLLMTGICGYDGKLINAGEYRTSKAILLGIEYTLPPPEMISSQLKLLVAEYTSKLKDGIHPFEAVSYFHQKFEEIHPFQDGNGRVGRELLNYMLIKEGFLPIYITPENRTEYLNSLVQGNTGEYIPLFTFLFTRMDATFSYFLTKTSLYSLFKNDNMRKIMSDMIGEKTYKTILAELEET; translated from the coding sequence ATGACTCTAGTGAAAAAAACCATTAAAGGAAAAGTTTACTACTATTTTCAAGATTCTGTCAAACTTGATGGAGTCTATAAAGTGATCAATACTTGTGTATGCAGGGCGGATGCATCACAACACAAATTAGCAGAAGAAAAACATTCTGCACTTGCAATTCATTTACCAAAAATTTTCAAATTAATGTCTACTACATGGAAAGACCAATACAAATTTAATTTTTTTGCAGATTCTATCGATATAGATTTTTATAATAATGTTTTAGCTTTACAATCATTTATTTTTACACATTTAAAAAAATTACTTGATCCACAAGAATTAGAGGATTTTGAAAAAATATTGTTTATAAAATATGTATATGGAACCACCGCAATTGAAGGAAATACATTGACAGAGATTGAAGCATCTAGACTACTTGCAAGTAACCTTACTCCGAAGAATAAAACTATAAATGAAATATTTGAAGTTGGAAATTACAATCATATTAAAAAGTATATGGATGGATATTCTGGAAATATTACTGAAAAAATGATTTTACAAATTCATAAACTTTTGATGACTGGAATTTGTGGATATGATGGAAAATTAATCAATGCAGGAGAATATAGAACGAGTAAAGCAATACTTTTGGGAATTGAATATACTCTACCTCCGCCAGAAATGATTTCTTCCCAACTGAAACTCCTTGTTGCTGAATATACAAGTAAATTAAAGGATGGAATTCACCCATTTGAAGCTGTCTCATATTTCCATCAGAAATTTGAAGAGATTCATCCATTTCAAGATGGTAATGGTAGAGTGGGAAGAGAATTACTCAATTATATGTTGATAAAAGAAGGATTTCTGCCAATCTATATTACTCCAGAGAATAGAACTGAATATCTAAATTCATTAGTTCAAGGAAATACTGGCGAGTATATTCCATTATTTACTTTTTTGTTTACACGAATGGATGCAACATTTTCATATTTTCTTACTAAAACTAGCTTGTACTCACTTTTCAAAAATGATAATATGAGAAAAATTATGAGCGATATGATCGGGGAGAAAACATACAAAACAATTTTGGCTGAGTTGGAAGAAACATAG
- a CDS encoding DNA adenine methylase, with protein MRYIGNKTELLDFIEKPLIDNNITNGVFCDIFAGTTNVSKYFKKKNYNIISNDNMSYSYVFQKTYVENNLLTLKFSNLSDQISNPSLPKIIKYLNELHGIEGFIFKNFSKNHLNESIWQRNYFSVTNAKRIDALREKIEEWEEKGCLTEIEYYVLLCAIIERIPYVSNISGTYGAFLKINNPRMFKPFTIEVPKLIVNNSTNVCYNEDSNNLIKNIEMDILYIDPPYNHRQYPANYHIWESVSVWDKTITNTKTGLRDYEKQKSLFCSKTKCAQTFENLIKNAKSKYILFQL; from the coding sequence ATGAGATATATTGGTAATAAAACAGAGTTACTAGATTTTATTGAAAAACCATTGATTGATAATAATATAACAAATGGCGTATTTTGTGATATTTTTGCAGGAACCACAAATGTTTCTAAATATTTTAAAAAGAAAAACTATAATATAATATCAAACGATAATATGAGTTATTCTTACGTTTTCCAGAAAACTTACGTCGAAAACAATCTTCTAACATTAAAATTTTCAAATTTAAGTGATCAAATTTCTAATCCATCATTGCCAAAAATAATAAAATATTTGAATGAATTACATGGTATTGAAGGTTTTATTTTCAAAAATTTTTCAAAAAATCATTTAAATGAATCTATATGGCAGCGAAATTATTTTTCTGTGACTAATGCTAAAAGAATTGATGCTCTAAGAGAAAAAATTGAAGAATGGGAAGAAAAGGGGTGTCTGACAGAAATTGAATATTATGTTCTGTTATGTGCAATAATTGAAAGAATACCATATGTGTCTAACATATCTGGAACATATGGTGCTTTTCTAAAAATTAACAATCCTAGAATGTTTAAACCTTTTACAATCGAGGTTCCAAAATTAATAGTTAATAATTCTACAAACGTATGTTATAATGAAGATTCCAATAATTTAATAAAGAACATTGAAATGGATATTTTGTATATTGATCCACCATATAATCATAGGCAGTACCCAGCAAACTACCATATTTGGGAAAGCGTGAGTGTATGGGATAAAACGATCACAAATACAAAAACAGGATTACGAGATTATGAAAAGCAAAAGTCATTATTTTGTTCTAAGACAAAATGTGCTCAAACATTTGAAAATCTCATCAAAAATGCTAAATCTAAATATATTTTATTTCAGCTATAA
- a CDS encoding type IV toxin-antitoxin system AbiEi family antitoxin, translated as MTQNINLELKLLLTLEEKELSSFTINDAKDILKTSSSSVWHVLYRLVQKRRIHRIERGKYLLIPAKAGVEGNWSEYFQILLPNLIDVYYIGFYTAMDYWNMTEQIPQTVFVATTKRKQDLEFGYQNYKFITLSEKKFFGFVQEKIYKDNYFNISSKEKTIIDGLTHPEYCGGLVEVLKAMWNAREELDWGIVVKMAEQIKIDVVLKRLGYLLSILDIEKNISEEIKNKINKTSYHYLDYTTIAPKVETSKDYKLIINKSKTRLLDWMDN; from the coding sequence ATGACACAAAATATTAATTTAGAACTGAAACTATTACTCACTTTGGAAGAGAAAGAATTATCATCATTTACCATTAATGATGCAAAGGATATCCTAAAAACCTCATCATCTTCTGTGTGGCATGTTTTGTATAGATTGGTACAAAAGAGAAGAATACATCGAATCGAACGTGGCAAATATCTGTTAATTCCTGCCAAAGCTGGTGTAGAGGGGAATTGGTCTGAATATTTTCAAATACTATTACCAAATCTTATTGATGTTTATTATATTGGATTTTACACTGCTATGGATTATTGGAATATGACTGAACAAATCCCTCAAACTGTTTTCGTTGCAACCACTAAAAGAAAACAAGATTTAGAATTTGGCTATCAAAATTATAAATTCATAACATTATCTGAAAAGAAATTTTTTGGTTTTGTACAAGAGAAAATATACAAAGATAACTATTTCAATATCTCTTCTAAAGAAAAGACAATCATAGATGGTCTAACACATCCTGAATATTGTGGAGGATTAGTAGAGGTTCTCAAGGCTATGTGGAATGCACGTGAAGAACTTGATTGGGGAATAGTTGTTAAAATGGCAGAACAGATAAAAATTGATGTTGTTTTAAAACGATTAGGATATCTACTCTCAATTCTTGATATTGAAAAAAATATTTCAGAGGAAATTAAAAATAAAATAAATAAAACTTCCTATCATTATCTTGATTATACGACTATTGCACCCAAAGTTGAGACTTCAAAAGATTATAAGTTAATAATAAATAAATCAAAAACTAGGTTGCTTGATTGGATGGATAATTGA
- a CDS encoding DUF262 domain-containing HNH endonuclease family protein, with the protein MDADNKKFHELIDSGCQFSIPIYQRTYNWTHKQCKRMFDDILKIGKADKGSHFMGSVAYVGSAEHASVEITPYQIIDGQQRLTTLMLLLAAMKDFLDKTKTDITSQKIDSLLFNRNHENTEEYYKLVLTDNDDETFKSILNNDKIKYSNNITTNFEFFRQQFSNNTGILDTVWNGIHNLNIVSIVIDKNGGDKPQEIFEGLNSTGLDFSTTDLIRNYVLMRYDTKKQKKIYKEFWRPMEMLFSGNDDDFDEFIRNYLMVQKKLLISKKNTYDEFKEYTKDLIMDIEIKNIYKYSKYYAMIIYGNNDSDTLEKYIANIRDQGTNVAHSLLLKVLVDHADEKISFNDVVSILSLVDSYLVRGFVCNTLSKGANKRFPELLNKIIETDYVKSIEKTIMINRSLAREFPRDSTFREKLERVQLYSNITLCRYILFRLEHEGNNEIVDSESLQIEHIMPQTLTEEWERYLGNTWKDTHEKYLHTIGNLTLTGHNQKIGNIIFAEKKKEYEKSHLKITKSLCNYENWNRTSISERTKNLIEDSIKIWKCPEEPNRTSTNELDDTFEDDYLEGKEITDLWNKLKERILSSFNYIQFNMTKVYGSFTIISEDDKRIGFCGIMALKNKIYLAYHIKINDKILKPSSFVIDVSNVGRYYNMAELKFTIFTENDIDKAIINLRHLYNNKHK; encoded by the coding sequence ATGGATGCAGATAATAAAAAATTTCATGAACTTATAGATAGTGGTTGCCAATTTTCTATTCCAATCTATCAACGAACATACAATTGGACTCACAAACAATGCAAACGTATGTTTGATGATATTTTAAAAATAGGAAAAGCTGACAAGGGGTCACATTTTATGGGTTCTGTAGCATATGTTGGCAGTGCAGAACATGCATCGGTAGAAATTACCCCATATCAGATTATTGATGGTCAACAACGTCTAACCACATTAATGCTATTGTTAGCAGCCATGAAAGATTTTCTCGATAAAACTAAAACAGATATCACATCTCAAAAAATTGATTCGTTATTGTTTAATAGAAATCACGAAAATACTGAAGAATACTATAAATTAGTTTTAACGGACAATGATGATGAAACATTCAAGAGTATACTAAATAATGATAAAATAAAATACTCTAATAATATTACTACTAATTTTGAGTTTTTCAGACAACAATTTTCAAACAATACTGGAATTCTAGATACAGTTTGGAATGGAATTCATAATCTGAATATTGTAAGTATAGTGATAGATAAAAATGGTGGTGATAAGCCACAAGAAATTTTTGAAGGTTTGAATTCCACAGGATTAGATTTTTCAACCACTGATCTCATAAGGAATTATGTTTTAATGAGATATGATACAAAAAAACAAAAAAAAATTTACAAAGAATTTTGGAGACCAATGGAAATGTTATTTAGTGGAAACGATGACGATTTTGATGAGTTTATAAGAAATTATTTGATGGTTCAGAAAAAATTATTAATCTCAAAAAAAAATACGTATGATGAATTTAAAGAGTATACAAAAGATTTAATTATGGATATTGAAATAAAAAATATTTATAAATATTCAAAATATTATGCTATGATAATCTATGGAAATAATGATTCTGATACACTCGAAAAATATATTGCTAATATACGTGACCAAGGAACCAATGTAGCACATTCATTGTTACTCAAAGTTTTAGTAGATCATGCTGATGAAAAAATTTCGTTTAATGACGTAGTATCTATCTTGTCACTAGTTGATAGTTATCTTGTTCGAGGTTTTGTTTGTAATACTCTTTCAAAAGGTGCCAATAAACGATTTCCTGAGTTATTAAATAAAATTATAGAAACAGATTATGTGAAAAGCATAGAAAAGACGATTATGATTAATAGATCACTAGCTAGAGAGTTCCCTAGAGATTCTACATTTCGAGAAAAATTAGAACGCGTCCAATTATATTCCAATATAACATTGTGTAGATATATACTTTTTCGACTTGAACATGAGGGTAATAATGAAATTGTTGATTCTGAGTCACTTCAAATTGAACATATTATGCCACAAACGCTCACTGAAGAATGGGAACGTTATTTGGGAAATACCTGGAAAGACACTCATGAAAAATATCTTCACACAATTGGAAACCTTACACTTACAGGTCATAATCAAAAAATTGGTAATATTATATTTGCTGAAAAGAAAAAAGAATATGAGAAGAGTCATCTTAAAATTACTAAATCATTATGTAATTATGAAAACTGGAATCGGACATCTATTAGTGAACGCACAAAAAATTTGATAGAGGACTCTATTAAAATATGGAAATGTCCTGAGGAACCAAACAGAACTTCGACGAATGAATTGGATGACACTTTTGAAGATGATTATCTTGAGGGAAAAGAAATTACAGATCTCTGGAACAAACTTAAAGAAAGAATTTTATCATCATTTAACTACATACAATTCAATATGACAAAAGTGTATGGATCTTTCACTATTATTTCAGAAGATGATAAGAGAATTGGTTTCTGTGGAATCATGGCGCTGAAAAATAAAATTTACTTAGCATATCATATTAAAATAAATGATAAAATACTAAAACCATCTTCATTTGTAATAGATGTATCTAATGTTGGACGTTATTATAATATGGCAGAGCTTAAATTTACAATTTTTACAGAAAATGATATAGACAAAGCTATTATTAATTTACGGCATCTATATAACAATAAACACAAATGA